A window from Burkholderiales bacterium encodes these proteins:
- a CDS encoding ectoine/hydroxyectoine ABC transporter permease subunit EhuD, whose protein sequence is MIFDWAFALEIVPRLARALVVTVQATLGGMLIALTLGLLLAIARRARLPVVRLPVVGFVEFVRSTPLLVQIYFLFYVLPGFGVQLSAFATGVLALGLHYGAYCSEVYRAGLDGVPRGQWEAAAALNMSRMQTYIRVVIPQAIPPVVPALGNYLIAMFKDTPLLSAITVLELLQTAKVIGAETFRYTEPLTLVGVLFLAVSLVAAAGVRALERQLAAALGRTG, encoded by the coding sequence GTGATCTTCGACTGGGCCTTCGCCCTGGAAATCGTGCCCCGGCTCGCCCGGGCGCTGGTGGTCACGGTCCAGGCGACCCTCGGGGGCATGCTGATCGCCCTTACCCTCGGGCTCCTTCTGGCGATCGCCCGCCGCGCGCGGCTGCCGGTGGTGCGGCTTCCTGTTGTCGGTTTCGTGGAGTTCGTGCGCAGCACGCCCCTGCTGGTTCAGATCTATTTCCTCTTCTACGTGCTGCCCGGCTTTGGCGTGCAGCTCTCGGCCTTCGCCACCGGGGTACTGGCCCTCGGCTTGCATTACGGCGCTTACTGTTCCGAAGTCTACCGGGCCGGGCTCGACGGGGTGCCCCGGGGCCAGTGGGAAGCGGCGGCGGCGCTGAACATGAGCCGAATGCAGACGTACATCCGGGTCGTGATCCCCCAGGCGATTCCGCCGGTGGTACCGGCCTTGGGCAACTACCTCATCGCCATGTTCAAGGATACGCCCCTGCTCTCCGCCATCACTGTGCTAGAGCTGCTGCAAACCGCTAAGGTGATCGGCGCCGAGACGTTCCGCTATACGGAGCCGCTCACCCTGGTGGGCGTGCTGTTTCTGGCGGTCAGCCTTGTCGCGGCGGCGGGCGTTCGCGCCCTGGAACGACAGCTTGCCGCTGCCCTGGGGAGAACGGGATGA
- a CDS encoding ectoine/hydroxyectoine ABC transporter permease subunit EhuC, whose product MASVLDLVPPLLDGLAVTLRLTAGAALLSVPIALAAGLARLSPWRAVRWPATAYVEVFRGTSALVQLFWFYFVLPLFGLNLPAMAVGILVLALNTGAYGAEVVRGAILAVPRGQREAAAALSFTPWQTLARVVLPQAIPAMLPPAGNLLIELLKNTALVSLITITDLTFRAQTLRSETLQTEMIFSLVLAMYFGAALVITALLRGLEFLASRGLERGGVR is encoded by the coding sequence ATGGCGTCCGTGCTGGACCTGGTCCCGCCTCTGCTGGACGGGCTCGCGGTGACACTGCGCCTCACCGCGGGCGCAGCGCTGTTGTCTGTGCCCATCGCGCTCGCCGCCGGGCTGGCGCGCCTCTCGCCCTGGCGAGCCGTGCGCTGGCCGGCCACGGCGTACGTGGAAGTGTTCCGCGGCACCTCCGCTCTGGTGCAGCTCTTCTGGTTCTATTTCGTGCTGCCCCTCTTCGGCTTGAATCTGCCCGCCATGGCGGTCGGAATTTTGGTCCTCGCCCTGAACACCGGCGCGTACGGCGCCGAGGTCGTTCGGGGCGCCATTCTCGCGGTGCCGCGAGGCCAGCGGGAGGCTGCGGCGGCGTTGAGCTTCACCCCCTGGCAGACGCTCGCGCGCGTGGTCCTGCCCCAGGCAATCCCGGCCATGCTGCCCCCGGCCGGCAACCTCCTGATCGAGCTCCTCAAGAACACGGCGCTGGTGTCCTTGATCACCATCACCGATCTCACGTTCCGGGCCCAGACGCTGCGCTCCGAGACGCTGCAGACCGAAATGATCTTCAGCCTGGTGCTGGCGATGTACTTCGGCGCCGCGCTGGTGATCACCGCGCTTCTGCGCGGGCTCGAGTTTCTCGCCTCACGGGGTCTGGAGCGGGGGGGCGTGCGGTGA